The genomic interval CGCCGCCGCCGGAAAAGGACTCGCCGTCGTCGCCGAAGGAGGAGGAAGAAGAAGCGAAATAAgcgcaagaagaagaagtACAAAGGCggtaagaagaagaagaagaagggAAAGCGGAAGCGGAAGAAGCAGCAAAAGCCGGAAGACCACGAGCAGCACTCGATTTTCCAGCCCGCTCACCTGATCTTCGCCAATCCCACCAAGCAACCGTATTACCATCACCATCCGCACGGATATCCATATCCTCCGGCAAACCAGATGCAGGTTCAGACTATACCCACAGCATTATTGTCCGCCTTGACTACCAAGAAACCACACACGGTGACCACCACCCATCGTCCCTTCAGCAAGATCAAGTATCTCCTGAGACACAACAGCATCTtcaagaagaagaaaaaggaGTACCTCAGCCACGTTGGCCAGGTGCTGTATCCGTTTGTTAAGTTCGTGGCCTTCTTCACAGTCCTCAACCCCTTCACCTTGGGCGTTTTCCTGTTCACCCTGATCTCCCCAGCCGTCTTTGGATTCCTGGGCTTCGTAGCTCTCAGTGTGCTGGTCAAGCCCTTCCTTCATCTGGTGTTTGGGGTCAAGCGAAATGTGAACGCCTTCGATCGCAAGAGGTGGCTGGCCCACAAACAGGAGGAGAAGCTTAAGCTGGCCCTGCGTCCGGTGACTATTCACAAGCACTTCTACCAGCAGGGTCCGGTCCGCTCTGCTCCGCCGGTGAAGCTTCGTCCAGTGGGTCACTGGCGCAGAGAGGGAGATAGTCCTGAGACACAGATGCCTCGACCATCTCAGCGCCCACAACCAATGCGAGCTGCAGCCGCACGACCACCTCCCAGGCACCCACCACCCATGAATCGTTATAATCCTTTGCTACCTGAACAGCACAAGGCTCTTCGCTATGATCATTCGGACCAGCCTGGAATCTTTCTGCGATAGCAACACGGATTTATGTTTGAACTGTAGATAAATCTTTTGATGTATAGGGTAATTTTAAGGcaaactaatttaaatataatataagaagTAACATAGATATAATTTGTATCTTATCAATGGGTAGGAGACTTGTAATTTTTacgtaaaaattatatttgtaaTTGATGTAGCGGAAAATACACCTAAATGTCAAATCCGACAACCTCCAGAAAAGTAATAGGGGAAAAGGACCTCTCACTCTGGCAACTTTGGACCCTCACATGCGTATGGTGCATTCAAATTAACACGTTTGTGAAGTGAGATTAACAAGATCCAAGCCAAAATTGCAGCCGAAACCAATTACAAAGATTGGCAACGGTTAGCAACGGTTCTATTCCCAAAGCGAATTTAGTCCTTGTAGATCATCTTGTAGATGTCCAGCTCTCGCAACTGTTCCAATTTATCGCCGTAACCCAAGCGGAGGAGTTCTTTCTCCTGCTGATCATCCACAGAAAGGACTTCGTGGAGTGGAACGCAAAGTTGCAGATCCGTGCGCTCAAAGAGCCTTCGTGCTCTCCAGCGAAACTGTTCCACTGCCTCGACGCAGTCCTTGTGTCCTTGCAGGAAGTCATCAATATGTAAGTGGTGGTGGATCAGCCGGTCTATAGACGCCAAAAGGTGCATCACAAGAAAACGACAGTAACGCTTACGAACGTAAGAGATGGGCATGTCCAGGTTGTCCTCCTGATTCTTTTCAGCTTCTCTAGTCCAGCACCACAGCGCGAGAAACAGGATAATAGCAACCTTGAGTCCACCGATATACATTAAAACCGTCAGCGGAATATTCTCCTTCTCCACCGTTTCAAACCAACAGAAGAGATCCAAAATCCCGTAGTCCATGATACTCAACACAATAAGACAGAGCACGGAGATGTTGCCCACCGCCAGATGATGAAGTCGAATCAGCCGGAGAACACTGCTCCAGCTTAAAGAATTAATAGCCATTTGGATTGAATGTAAGGAAGTGTTCAGCCGATTACAAACTTTATAATTTTGAAACCCTACACGAAAAAATACACATTACTTTTACCTTGAGCAAACTAGAACTAGACAGAtcttaaaaatgtaaatgaaagGAAAAGGCCTTCTCagttatttgaatttaattggaaaataGCATTATGATTATTTGGCAACGTATTTGAACCAAGAGTCGTAAGCAAATCAGTATAcatttttttggccaactatTCTGTAACTGGtttcttttaaatttaaattttacccaaaaatTTCTTTGCGCAAGGAAATTGTCTTCTGCAAATAACTGTTGGAATTTATAATAAAAGCATTTCaaatattgaatatattttaatgaaattttacCAAGTAAGCTGCCTAATAATCGTGTCAAAAATACATTAGCTTTGTTACggatttttataattttactTTGCAGCGATGAACCAATTATTcattgaccattcaaattatATTGCAAGTTTGTGCATTCTCAGCACTTACCCAATTGGCATTGGACTCCTGTTTTTTATCTTGTTGCTCTAGCCGACGATATTGGtattggcattggcattggcacTTTCTTCACACAATACTCAGAGCCAATATCAATTGCGCCTTTGCAATTTGCCAACATTTTGCAGGCCATCATAATGGAATCGCCTTGGGAACGTCATTTTGTTTGGCTCAAAACAAGTCGTTCGTCGGTGGAACGGCACTCCATTGTGAAGACGCTGGAGAAGATTGGAAATATGCATTGGAGGGAGTTGGAGGGATGAAGAGTCAGGGCTTTAGGAGGGTGGAAAGAACCcgcatttaaatgcagataGAAAACAATATTAGAATAACCAAACAAACTCTGGTAGTTGTAGCACACAGTATAAAGTTTAAGATTTAGTATTTTAAAGACAAGACATGAAATTTAAgttacattttttaatatttaatatttttatcaGAGCGGGATATTAATATTTCCTCACAGTGCAACACTCGGAGTGCCAGGCAGCAAATAGAAcaagtaataataaataaaattgtagcCAATTCATAAGGATTTTGCATTTTGTCGCTTCAATCAGGCAATTGATGGTCTGCCGGAGGAAGGGATGCAGTGGGGCAGCTGTTTTCCATGGAGTGGTGGGTGCTTCAGGACCACAGGACCTGCGAACGACTGGCAACAACATTCATTCATATTTGCCAAGTGCCGATTGAGGCTGCCTCTGCATTCTGCTGATCTCCTTCAACAACGAGCCACCCCACCCACCTTGCAACACCACCATCTCCATGCCACCCCATCCACTGGCAGCACAATGTGCGTATAAATAACGGATTTCctgttataaaatatttgtaacgACATTTTCCCGATTTATGTATCCACACATATCCACACAGACGGATTATGCATGCTGGCATCAGTGCTCAAAATACTAGCACTTCttctttaaaaaatgttttgaagTTTATGGCCCAGCATGTGGAAAAATCTATAGATACTGTATCTACTTCATTTGAATAAAATGAATACATAGTGGATAAGGATTGACTTACCTACAGGTTTTTTGAGCCATTgctttgcatttgcataaaatattttaacagTATCAAACTTACTTTTACAAAGATTTAGATTGAGACAGTGTTTTGCAACATATTTGCTTAACCGCAAGTATGTTTATTAAAGATTCTTGGAATCTATTTATTTGTCAAAGGCTCGCAATTACATCTACTTGTTTGAACATCGCTGTATTCACTGGAATATGTTGCATTGTGCCATTGCCAGTGGATGAGCGGATGTAGTCCGCCTTCCAATCCTCGGGGATTCCTATATATATAGTGCCACGATATCTCCGGCCGCCGCTCTCCCCTGCCAATTGCTGCCACTCAGTCATGGCTGACAGTTATGGCTATATGGATATcgatatggatatggatatgtGCCGGGTAACGTCTTCGGATTGCAGCTGTCAACGCAGCAGCAAATTTCGCCCGTTCCAAATGCGGTGCTCGCTGCTTAGGAGTCGAGAGTGGAGAACCACTGGATTGATGATGCTCCGACTGGCagatgcagttgcagttgcatttgcaGTGGATGCTGCCGCTGCTACTGCTGCAGTGGGGGGTGCATAAATCACAGTCATGCACGTGTTAATATCCTTGAATGCGCTCGAAAGCTCCATTGTTGTCAGCGGATATCCAGCACACAAAGGTAGGAGGGAGTGGTTGTGGATGGGAAGTTATGCATCCTGTTTTCGGGGGCAGACAAATGGCCACGGGTCAGGCCACAAATGATTCCAGGTATCGCATAGCTTCCAAATGATTGGCAACGCAATTATTCCAGCAATCCGAGTCAGCTAGCTCATCGCATCGAATTTAGGAACGTGAAGTAGGAAAAGGCGCCCTGAATGATCTGTGAAATTGTTGAATCAGTAGTTAATCAATCGAAATGGAGTTAAGGGCTACTCACTTTCAGCACAGCAGTGAGACTAACTCGAAAATAATTAAGGCCAGTGATGAAGAAGGGTCTCGAGTTCAGTTGGATGGCCAGGGTCACCAGTATCATCAGCTTGACATTCTCGCCAACGTTATCCGACTGATGAATCACCTGCTCCCAGTCAGCGGTGTAGTACATCATACCCAGTTCATCTGTCTGCAAGTGCATGTTAAAAGAATTGATAGCGGAGAGTGAGAAAAACACCCACTGTTTTAAGCAGAATTGAGCCAAGCATTCCCAGGGCCAGTAATTCCATAAACTTTGCGAGGAACCACACAATGTAGGCCACATTTCCCCAGGGATTCTGTAAAAAAAGTTATTGATCTTAGGATGTTGCATTATTTTCCCCTTTTGAATTAGTAGTTGTATAAATTTAGATAGAATTACCAACCGTAAATGCCTTGAAGAACAGAGCACAGAGCAGTCCGGCGCTAAAGGCGAACATTACGAATATTCTGAGGGTGAACTCCTTCTCCACCCGCTGGCCAAAATCCCTCAGAGCTGCGTTCCTTCGCAGGATGTGGGTCAAAACTAACCGGTAAGCGATGGCCACGTTTAAGGAGCTTCTTTTCTTCAGCAGCATCTGTGCTGAGCGACGGAGATCCTGTCCAAGCTGAACATATCGAGCATTTAAATGCATCATCAGCTCGCCCATGACATTTAGCTCGCCGAACAGCATGCTGGTGATGATGAAGCCCACCCAGAAGTTGAGCACCAGGAGTGGAATAAAGAAGTGCAACTGGGTGTTGTCGAAAGGGTACACCTGCTTGTAGAGCATTTCTCGACGATGGTAAATGACATTCGTCACCGGAACCAGAAAGAAATTGAACAAGGCCAGCAGGTAGACGGTCGAATTGACCCGTGTGGCCAGCATTTGCCTTTGAATGCTGGCAAACAAGTGGGGTTCCATCTCCTCGCTTACGTAGATTTCCGCATAGAAGCGCTGCAACAGGGCCCGGAAGCGATCCTTGTGCCAGGCCAACTGGAAGCAGCGTATCTGCATCTCGACCAGGATCAGATATGTGGGCATGCCCGTCAGCAGGTTGTCCATGTCCTGCCGATTGGCTATCAGGTAATGAAAGTCCACCTCATTGTGCTCGCAGAAGACCAGGAATCCGAGAAAAATCATCAACCTGTCCAGGAAAACGATCCAGCGCCCCGACTCCGCCTCCAGGGGCCAGGCGACGTGGTTCAGGACACGGTACAAGGACACCGGCCACGGCATCGGAGCCAACTCTCCGCCGGGGAGACGGGGTCTGTAGCGATGGAACGACATGACTGGTTGGACGGCTCTATGGATGGACGCCCATTTATATTCTAATTTTAATTGCCGCCGGCCTgatgaaatattaaattcatgGCCCAATCATAAATTATTCAGATTCATTTGCGTTTGTCAAAATAAACCCGAAAtcgaaaccaaaccaaaatcCGTCAGAAAACCAACCCCATTGCTGATTTGCTTTTGAATTCCAATCAACTGGCAAAGCTCGGAGTTAATTGACACGCGATTATTGAAGGTTTGGGTATGGGTTCCACTTTAAAGTCACCCCTTCATTTGATTAAAGCAACACTTCTAACATTTTAAAgctgttttaatttaattaattttccatAAGGGCAAATACACTTATCATTTCATACTATTActaataatttaattgattttaattaccGATTTAAACAAGCAGTTAATTAAGGGCAATAGCTAATAGTTTCAAGGGTGGTTCGACTTCAAACTCAAATCATTCCGAAAATCCTCTCGCATCATTGAACATTCGTCTCGGCGGACAGCCGCAAACAATCATTTTTATGATTATGCTAAAATAACACTGACATAATTCCAATAAAACCGAAATTGCCCTGGCACACTGACTGACAGCTCGGCCTTTGTGCCCCGTTCACCTGGAAGAAGGCAGGATTCAAGGCCCCAGGACCTTCGCTTTCCCTCCTCAGGATTGCCTTCAAGTATGCACCTGGGAGCAGCTGCTCATGTGTGAGTATGCCCCGGATCCTGGCCAAATCAAAGGACGACCGAAAAGGCGTCGGAGCAGAGCAAATTCAATTCACTACTGTTGATTCTCCGCCCGTTGTTGTTCCTCTTGTTTGATAAAAGGATGAAGGGCTGAGGAAAGGCCAAACAACAAGGAAAAAAAcccaaataatattaatatgcaaattgagttttttAGTTGAGTGATCTAAGCGGATAACCGAGGGCCAAGTCAAGGCGAACGCCGGTCTCGAGGGACAGACAcaggatgcggatgcggactAGGATGAGACGAGGATGAGGATAAGGACAAGGTTGCGGATTGGAGTCTCTCTTTGgggcattttgttttttgctttattgATTGCCGGCGGGACGGCACACgtactatatatgtatgtatatctgGAGCAGCAGTCGGTTTAAATGCGAGTATCGAATCAATTGAaatcatattttattaaacGTTTACGGGATCATTTCCCACAACCGCCGCAGGAGCACGGaactgggaaaatatttacaagaAGTCACAGTCTGTGACCCACACCACATCGAAGAACAGGCCGCCGGCAGCGGCAAACGCTTCAAatataaacacataaaaaacattataCGTACTGGTAGGTACACATAAATCCGTATCCGTATACggatccgtatccgtatctgcTGCTGTGTGTGCGGCCGTCGGCAAACTACGGGTTATGGAATTCTGCTGATTCGCTCGCTTTTTGCGTGAAAACAAATTCCaaaagaaattgaaaacatCCAGACGCAGATTGAAAGCAAACGAATGGCGATGGACGATGGCAAACAGAAAGACCTGCGAAAAGGCACGAACCTCGGAAAGCTGCAGCACCAGCAGTCTGGGAAACGCCGCCCGAGGGATTGGCCAAATGTCACGCAACTTTTTGCCATATCTCCCGTTTTCCAACTCCAGGCCACCAAATGGCGTTCGAACGAAAAGACAAACCAAACACCCAGCCCCTTGCAGCACTTGATTTATAATTACGACCACTAGCAAGGACGACCGGAAGTGGGCCAACAAAAGCCGTTTTGGCGGATTTGCTCAATTAGCCAGGTCAGACATGAAatcgaaaccgaaaccaaaatTGAAGACCAGCGGTTCCGGATGACTTGCCCACTGGGAATTGCActtagaaaattatttaaagtaaGTAAAACTTAAGATACGTAAGGCGTACTATTAATCAAATACAactttggttttttgttttgaacaTTTTAGAAGTAATTATCTAACCTTAAAGGTaaaacaattatttaattaaaataatatttaatttaaattagttgtGATAATATAAGAATAAAgatgtttttattaaaaaaatcatATCAGTGAAGAGCAATAAAAAGCCCGACGTTTTTTAAAAGAATGGAAATAATTCTTGGTGCGCTCCTTTACATAACCCGTAGTGCGTAATTTCCGCCGGGGAAATTTCCTTTTCCTTTAAAGTGGGCAGCGCCTTCATTTGTTTTAACGGTCCGTTCACCTGTGGCatacgcggcgtatgagtgaCCAGATATCCAGCTTTCCAGGAATTATTCGTTCGTCCGTCCCTGTTACTATGTGAAATATATGCAAATTGGATTATATTCATATGAAAGGGCAGCCTAAGGCTCAGTGGTCCTGGGCACGTGTGACGCCCCAGCATCAACCTGATAAAAAAACACAggatgaaaaacaaaatatgctgATGTGCTGGTGAGTGGGAGTGTCCATTGTCTAGACATAATTGGGAACCAGCTCCGAGATCTGGTCAGTGTCACAAAGGAAAGGTATTTACTTTCCGAAAACTCATCGAAATACCCTAGCTTGTGCCGAAgtcattaaatttaatgaaaatagCCCTCATTTACAAAGGGCTAACAAGCATATGCGAGAGCACAGAAATTGTCAGATAATAAGTTTTATTAAAAGCCTTGCAAAAAATCGCAAGAAAAAGATTGAATCCGCCTACAAATTTTTACAATCAGGCTAAACTTGCTTTAAGAAATCATTAATTTTACATTTCCTGCCTAAAAAAGTCGaatgaaacaaattttttaaaaaggaGCTACCATTTTTTcgataaaatattttatattcaCACCAAGTATGCCGATTTCCGCTGTCGAGCCATTCTAAGAAAAGGTTTGCTTAGGTCTTTAAACAGAATTTGTTGAATGTTGCCCCATTTGCGCCTTGATATCTTTTAAATTCCTATCAAGTATACGCACTGATTTCCGATTTAGAACATGACTCGCAGACCATTAAAGAAACATAAGCAAAGTCACTTGAAGTATGGAAACCGTAAACACAGGCAGCACAAAAAAGGGGCAAGTAAAGTGGGATACATGCAGACAGACAACCGCACTCCTCACAAAAGCCCCtgaataattaaaatgtcTATGGCAACGCACATCCTCGCATTTAAGGAGAGCCACATCCATGATGATCCGATTGAACTCCGGATGGGATATAGCAGGGCAGGAAAGCTGCAAATCGAACACGCAGGTTTACATGCGCCTAATCCCATTGTCAGCCGGATGGCCCGAGGCTGAGTGACTCGGAGTCGGAATCGCCTGGCACCCCTTTTCCGCTTGCACCTTGAAGGTCCTTCCACCGAAAGGCCTCAAGCATGTCCGTTATTTTGTTTACAAGAAAACATAAATCTCAGCTCCTGCGGCCGGAGTATGTGGAGTATGTCTGTGTGCGGTCGAAAGGATTCGCTGCCGTGTGAAATGGAACATATCATCACATCCCCGAACCACACACATATGTGTGGGTGTTGGCGGGGTTACGCTTTAGGTTGCTCTCCTCGCTCTCCATCTCCTCCGGCTGcccacaaacaaaaaaaaataaaacgacCAAGGATGAGCGCCTTGGGTTGGGGATTGGTATTTGGGAATGGGGTTTGGGTTCGGGTGAGTggcaaaagctttggtttgcACGCGTCAACTGTAAAATCCTTTTGACATGCAGCCGGCTACTCTTTGGTCCGAAACTGGCCATAAAAAATGGGCTTTAGAAGCTGGGAATCCAattataaagaattttaaactATGTAGCGTGAACAGGACACTTAAAGTGGGCAAAAAGGGAAACTGAGCAAAAGTCAGGTTATTAGCGGATGTAGTCCGTAGTGTGTGCGGCAGTGTGAGCTTGTGGGAGATGTCTGTGTGTGGGCAAGTTATTAAAAGGAAGCCAGTTCTGACAGGTCACAATCAGTCAAGGGCTCACCCAGCTGAGCTCCTGCGTCCCACTGTATAAAAATTGACGTGAAATTTATACGCCATTCTCGCTTTCGGGTTTT from Drosophila mauritiana strain mau12 chromosome 3L, ASM438214v1, whole genome shotgun sequence carries:
- the LOC117142050 gene encoding uncharacterized protein LOC117142050, with amino-acid sequence MGQGLSAKSVSNFAIFLLILFAQNCGQARSHGRDGLAKLEFSGRTTPVFNFAKIYQTLCAQLLPATPRREVKGRELVRGKPMFHVFDQLQQDFEAKWRRTTTVKPFSILQHLDWEQEQEAHRLKTHSNASFDILEELYKDQKAYERKTTTTKPFHVVQKLEKDLIKADKHTTTVKPFHILGTLVEDLIKKDLKDGYLAEKPIKSTEPLAEHKAELKPQSRAKESQKRRRKRIRRRRKRIRRRRKRTRRRRRRRRKKKRNKRKKKKYKGGKKKKKKGKRKRKKQQKPEDHEQHSIFQPAHLIFANPTKQPYYHHHPHGYPYPPANQMQVQTIPTALLSALTTKKPHTVTTTHRPFSKIKYLLRHNSIFKKKKKEYLSHVGQVLYPFVKFVAFFTVLNPFTLGVFLFTLISPAVFGFLGFVALSVLVKPFLHLVFGVKRNVNAFDRKRWLAHKQEEKLKLALRPVTIHKHFYQQGPVRSAPPVKLRPVGHWRREGDSPETQMPRPSQRPQPMRAAAARPPPRHPPPMNRYNPLLPEQHKALRYDHSDQPGIFLR
- the LOC117140341 gene encoding uncharacterized protein LOC117140341 translates to MAINSLSWSSVLRLIRLHHLAVGNISVLCLIVLSIMDYGILDLFCWFETVEKENIPLTVLMYIGGLKVAIILFLALWCWTREAEKNQEDNLDMPISYVRKRYCRFLVMHLLASIDRLIHHHLHIDDFLQGHKDCVEAVEQFRWRARRLFERTDLQLCVPLHEVLSVDDQQEKELLRLGYGDKLEQLRELDIYKMIYKD
- the LOC117141300 gene encoding odorant receptor 74a, whose amino-acid sequence is MSFHRYRPRLPGGELAPMPWPVSLYRVLNHVAWPLEAESGRWIVFLDRLMIFLGFLVFCEHNEVDFHYLIANRQDMDNLLTGMPTYLILVEMQIRCFQLAWHKDRFRALLQRFYAEIYVSEEMEPHLFASIQRQMLATRVNSTVYLLALFNFFLVPVTNVIYHRREMLYKQVYPFDNTQLHFFIPLLVLNFWVGFIITSMLFGELNVMGELMMHLNARYVQLGQDLRRSAQMLLKKRSSLNVAIAYRLVLTHILRRNAALRDFGQRVEKEFTLRIFVMFAFSAGLLCALFFKAFTNPWGNVAYIVWFLAKFMELLALGMLGSILLKTTDELGMMYYTADWEQVIHQSDNVGENVKLMILVTLAIQLNSRPFFITGLNYFRVSLTAVLKIIQGAFSYFTFLNSMR